From one Lineus longissimus chromosome 3, tnLinLong1.2, whole genome shotgun sequence genomic stretch:
- the LOC135484705 gene encoding sodium/mannose cotransporter SLC5A10-like has product MNNTTSEAFEQRLGVWDFVVIVSYFVACLAVGIYSLCRPNRGTVTGYFLAGRHMTWLPVGASLFASNIGSEHFIGLAGSAAAKGLGVAAFEFQACPLFHLMVWVFLPVYIASGVCTIPEYMTKRFGGGRIQVYLAFLSLLLYIFTKISVNMFAGSLFIQQALGWDIYTSILLLLAFTAVFTVTGGLAAVIYTDTLQTFVMVIGATVLAVLSYIKVGGFTGIYEKYPTAIANTTLESNSTCGYPSPQAFKVLRGPLDDEIPWPGFFFGEIPMAIWYLCTDQMIVQRALAAKSLSHAQGGAILTSFLKFLPLYIIIFPGMISRILYPDEVACSDPDLCYEICRSRMACTNIAYPRLVLGLMPIGLRGLMMAVMLAALMTSLTSIFNSASTLFTMDIYTKIRKKATTRELMVVGRVFVLVMIGISILWIPMIKEFQGGQLFIYVQVLSAHLSPPIAAVYLIAMFWKRGNEQGAFYGLLIGFIIGVVRMIMDFIYIAPKCGEPDNRPSIAKDFHYMYFALVLFWVVVIVNVVVSLMTRPPEPEMLHRTTYWTRNEHKDLIENSEEMKEIAEEVDERSSDHLDDRPANHVDDRFTNHVDESTADADDKFMNEGNLEDGESLQYVGFQDEKDDNPPARKSVLRRVYDNFCGFDDSTEAQIKLREQEAHLRGLAALKQDKMVKMALKIMRDITIAITIFLYGYYSAPQNFVHSALMTYGNIST; this is encoded by the exons ATGAATAACACAACATCGGAAGCTTTTGAGCAGAGATTGGGAGTCTGGGATTTTGTTGTCATTGTCAGCTACTTCGTAGCTTGCCTTGCTGTCGGAATATAC TCTCTATGCCGTCCGAATCGTGGTACGGTGACCGGCTACTTCCTGGCGGGTCGGCACATGACCTGGCTCCCCGTCGGCGCCTCCTTATTCGCCAGTAACATCGGGAGTGAGCATTTCATTGGACTGGCGGGATCGGCCGCAGCCAAGGGACTGGGCGTTGCAGCGTTTGAATTTCAG GCATGCCCTTTATTTCATTTAATGGTATGGGTTTTCCTTCCTGTTTATATTGCAAGTGGG GTGTGCACAATCCCCGAGTACATGACCAAGCGGTTCGGAGGTGGCCGGATACAGGTCTACCTGGCATTTCTATCTCTTCTTCTctacattttcacaaaaatctCG GTGAACATGTTTGCCGGGTCGTTGTTCATTCAGCAAGCTCTTGGCTGGGACATCTACACCTCCATTCTACTGCTCCTTGCCTTCACAGCGGTTTTCACTGTCACAG GTGGTTTGGCTGCGGTCATTTACACTGACACCCTACAGACGTTCGTCATGGTGATAGGTGCCACAGTCTTAGCTGTCCTCAGCTATATCAAAGTTGGTGGATTCACCGGAATCTACGAGAAGTACCCAACAGCAATAGCAAATACAACCCTTGAAAGTAACTCGACGTGTGGGTATCCATCGCCGCAAGCCTTCAAGGTGCTGAGAGGGCCTCTGGACGACGAAATTCCATGGCCAGGTTTCTTCTTCGGGGAAATCCCGATGGCAATATGGTACTTGTGTACAGATCAG ATGATAGTCCAAAGGGCCCTTGCTGCCAAGAGCCTCTCCCATGCCCAGGGAGGGGCAATCCTAACCTCGTTCCTAAAGTTCTTACCACTTTACATCATCATATTCCCAGGAATGATAAGTCGTATCTTATACCCAG ATGAGGTCGCCTGTTCAGATCCCGATTTATGCTACGAGATCTGTCGGAGTCGGATGGCCTGCACGAATATCGCCTACCCCCGATTGGTGCTCGGTCTCATGCCTATCGGACTCCGCGGGCTGATGATGGCGGTGATGCTAGCGGCTCTCATGACCAGTCTGACTTCCATCTTCAACAGCGCTAGTACTCTGTTCACCATGGACATCTACaccaagataaggaagaaggcAACGACCAGGGAACTCATGGTGGTCGGAAG AGTGTTCGTGCTTGTGATGATAGGCATCAGCATACTCTGGATTCCCATGATCAAAGAGTTCCAAGGCGGACAGCTCTTCATCTACGTCCAGGTGTTGAGCGCCCATCTTTCACCGCCCATCGCCGCAGTCTATCTCATCGCCATGTTCTGGAAGCGGGGAAACGAACAG GGCGCATTCTACGGCTTATTGATCGGCTTCATCATCGGCGTGGTCAGAATGATCATGGATTTCATCTACATCGCCCCGAAATGCGGCGAACCCGACAACAGACCTTCCATCGCCAAGGActttcattacatgtactttgctcTCGTGCTGTTCTGGGTGGTTGTAATCGTCAATGTGGTTGTTAGCCTGATGACTAGGCCACCAGAACCAGAGATG CTCCATCGTACCACTTACTGGACTAGAAACGAACACAAAGACCTGATCGAAAATTCCGAGGAAATGAAAGAGATTGCCGAGGAGGTGGATGAAAGGTCGTCCGATCACTTGGACGACAGGCCAGCTAATCACGTGGACGACAGGTTTACCAATCACGTGGACGAAAGCACAGCTGATGCAGACGACAAGTTCATGAATGAAGGAAATCTGGAGGACGGGGAATCTTTGCAATATGTTGGCTTTCAGGATGAAAAAG ATGACAATCCTCCAGCAAGGAAGTCCGTGCTCCGCCGGGTCTATGACAACTTCTGTGGCTTCGATGACAGCACTGAAGCACAGATCAAGCTCCGCGAACAAGAGGCCCACCTCAGAGGCTTAGCTGCCTTAAAACAAGACAAGATGGTGAAAATGGCACTCAAGATAATGCGGGATATCACTATTGCTATAACCATCTTTCTGTACGGGTATTATTCGGCTCCTCAGAATTTTGTACACTCGGCCCTGATGACATATGGGAACATCTCTACTTGA
- the LOC135484635 gene encoding chaoptin-like, which translates to MSHQRERCTRSFRMGFRLILLAVLAVCVSSKITTWKDKKSGCSYNDYGWKKFIDCHGLYLEKMPTIDLPAKYKDDVLDEIDVSYNNIEFLGANVFSGLPKAKFINLEHNFINKIDDKAFEGFADVTERLAMDHNRFDSFPFGIFHLKSLKDLGLSFNNISYNATDDLRLTSEPVRKLEKLTLKGNPLKQFWNNWKFGNDLIKLDLSATFMNGFPMTVQYFSKLEYLDFSYQDFPWSGMVTRALNKLKTLKTLHLRGVGLEEIPPLVLEGLDHLSVEFNKIATIEKDTFQGLSKLKELALDCNPLKNVDRKAFTPFRKSLEYLSMVDCNYPNAPALLAPLQKLRELHLANNSISELKQYNLGNLAHLHHLNMDQNEFTAIPQGIHLLTDLTILSLVENKITKIRRGAFDDMAYLKEVHLAENDLQGLKGHVFFNLDREISVNVIHNKIEKIDICLLYSNVEYVVLFENPIQCDCGAYWVMKEGLIYEPYLTCKGGKGMKGLTFTEMVTYVEENDMCPVEDKEDQLSYCV; encoded by the exons ATGTCGCACCAGAGAGAGAGGTGCACGCGGAGTTTTAG GATGGGTTTTCGTCTTATTTTGTTGGCGGTTCTTGCCGTGTGCGTGTCCTCGAAGATCACCACATGGAAGGACAAGAAGAGTGGATGTTCCTACAATGATTATGGCTGGAAGAAGTTCATCGATTGTCATGGATTGTATCTCGAAAAG ATGCCAACCATTGACTTGCCCGCAAAGTACAAAGATGATGTCCTTGATGAGATTGACGTGTCGTACAATAacatagaattccttggagccAATGTTTTCAGTGGCCTCCCTAAGGCCAAGTTCATCAATCTCGAACACAACTTCATCAACAAGATCGATGATAAGGCCTTCGAAGGTTTCGCAGACGTCACAGAAAGGCTTGCCATGGACCACAACAGATTCGACAGCTTCCCTTTCGGTATCTTTCACCTAAAATCCTTAAAGGACCTCGGTCTGAGCTTCAACAACATCTCCTACAATGCAACAGACGACCTCCGCCTCACCTCCGAACCTGTCCGCAAGTTGGAGAAACTCACACTCAAGGGAAACCCCCTGAAGCAATTCTGGAACAACTGGAAGTTCGGCAATGATCTAATCAAGTTGGACCTCTCAGCTACCTTCATGAACGGATTCCCTATGACCGTCCAGTACTTTTCCAAGCTTGAATACTTAGATTTCTCCTATCAGGATTTCCCTTGGTCAGGTATGGTAACCAGGGCGTTGAATAAGCTGAAGACTTTGAAGACTCTGCACTTGAGGGGAGTCGGTCTTGAAGAGATCCCGCCACTTGTGTTGGAAGGTTTAGACCACCTGAGCGTGGAGTTCAACAAGATAGCGACGATTGAGAAAGACACATTCCAAGGCTTGTCAAAGTTGAAAGAACTGGCTTTAGATTGCAACCCTTTGAAAAACGTTGACCGTAAGGCTTTCACTCCGTTCAGGAAATCACTTGAGTATTTGTCCATGGTGGACTGCAATTATCCCAACGCACCCGCCCTGTTGGCACCACTGCAGAAACTCCGGGAGCTTCACTTGGCCAACAACAGCATCTCCGAGCTGAAGCAATACAACCTGGGCAACTTGGCCCACCTCCACCATCTGAACATGGACCAAAACGAGTTCACTGCTATACCACAAGGAATCCACCTCCTGACTGACCTGACAATTTTGAGCTTGGTTGAAAACAAGATCACGAAGATTAGACGCGGTGCTTTCGATGACATGGCTTACTTGAAGGAGGTCCACTTGGCTGAAAACGACCTCCAGGGTTTGAAGGGTCATGTATTCTTCAACCTCGACCGCGAGATTTCCGTCAATGTCATCCACAATAAGATTGAGAAAATTGACATCTGCTTGCTGTATTCAAACGTTGAGTACGTCGTCCTGTTTGAGAACCCTATTCAGTGCGACTGCGGTGCCTACTGGGTGATGAAGGAGGGACTGATCTATGAGCCATACCTAACCTGCAAAGGAGGCAAGGGCATGAAGGGGCTCACTTTCACCGAAATGGTCACCTATGTCGAGGAGAATGATATGTGTCCTGTGGAAGACAAAGAGGACCAGCTTTCGTACTGCGTTTAG
- the LOC135484905 gene encoding centrosomal protein CCDC61-like encodes MDEDSAVTSHYLFRGIEYIVTMQISGDTVTLEVEDKLTADQWRGTFDANYVEDLTHKTGNFKQFAIFVNMIETALSKSSDAVSLDLLTYSDLESLRSRKAGVGTKAIPGAKAHMMNTSKRYLILTYTVEFDKIHYPLPLPYQGKPDPRALQETIRQLRTELKFCKQKGSSDYRLRELEKLKRDHDLLLKEKDALEEEYLRFRREMKLTTKGTAAKEVKILKTMVKNLEEELLKERTKNQKMSSKRNAEYRQLSEEYEEIRAAERNLRIRVKSLTNELAVYKRRPVKSPASSQASTRKEVERRRAASRERSFSRERSYARDRERSSSAERSFVRRQAYSAQLDRRRPRSASADRRQERSASIERSRRERSLSQDRNVNRRRSPSASPSGARLPRFDPTAYVKEKARRKRETDMSSQRQARSRRSGSSERQPMSSPGYVNSISRTFDGGYKKFRFRTNSVGSQGSQSDADVASDSSTSRVRKLKKVLRPGRASSSSFWDSPNVPYHKNVKKSGGKHKIVSSTPTNGILSNKKKGSTSKENRPPMGQDKDAFNRSAEITEIDARLNRLQQYMQSNMPLN; translated from the exons ATGGACGAAGACAGTGCTGTGACCTCCCACTACTTGTTTCGGGGTATTGAGTACATTGTCACAATGCAGATAAGCGGTGACACGGTTACGCTGGAGGTGGAGGATAAACTTACTGCTGATCAGTGGAGGGGTACATTTGATGCCAACT ATGTAGAAGATTTGACACATAAAACAGGAAACTTCAAACAGTTTGCAATATTTGTGAACATGATTGAAACAGCACTTTCAAAG TCCAGTGATGCTGTATCATTAGACCTCCTGACATACTCGGACCTGGAATCACTTCGAAGTCGAAAAGCGGGTGTTGGCACCAAGGCCATCCCTGGTGCCAAGGCTCATATGATGAACACAAGTAAACGCTACCTTATTTTGACGTACACTGTGGAGTTTGATAA GATCCATTACCCTCTGCCACTTCCATATCAGGGAAAACCTGATCCCAGAGCCTTACAAGAAACGATTAGACAGCTTAGAACGGAGTTGAAGTTTTGCAAACAAAAG GGTTCATCTGATTACAGATTGCGGGAGTTGGAGAAACTGAAGAGAGA TCATGATCTCCTGTTGAAAGAAAAAGACGCTCTGGAGGAGGAATACCTCCGCTTTCGTCGTGAAATGAAACTGACAACCAAAGGTACTGCGGCCAAAGAGGTGAAGATCTTGAAGACAATGGTGAAAAACCTTGAAGAGGAGCTTTTGAAGGAAAGAACGAAAAATCAAAAGATGTCTTCGAAGAGGAATGCAGAATATAGGCAGCTGAGTGAAGAG TATGAAGAAATTCGAGCCGCTGAGAGAAATCTACGCATCCGGGTGAAAAGCTTGACCAATGAACTGGCAGTTTACAAAAG ACGACCTGTGAAGTCTCCTGCGTCCAGCCAAGCCTCTACAAGGAAAGAAGTGGAGAGACGCCGAGCTGCATCCAGAGAGCGGTCATTTTCACGCGAGCGGTCTTACGCCCGTGACAGAGAGAGGTCGTCCAGTGCTGAGAGGTCGTTCGTCCGTCGACAAGCTTACAGTGCCCAATTGGACCGGCGGCGCCCACGCAGTGCCTCAGCTGACAGGCGTCAAGAGCGGAGTGCGTCCATTGAGCGAAGTCGAAGGGAGCGCAGTTTGTCGCAAGACAGGAATGTGAATCGAAGGAGATCGCCGTCTGCGTCACCTTCAG GTGCTAGGTTACCACGCTTTGATCCGACCGCTTATGTGAAGGAGAAGGCAAGACGAAAGAGGGAAACGGACATGAGTAG CCAAAGACAAGCAAGGTCCAGAAGATCGGGAAGCTCTGAAAGGCAACCCATGTCATCGCCAGGCTACGTCAACAGCATTTCTAGGACATTCGATGGCGGGTACAAAAAGTTCAGATTCAGGACTAATTCAG TTGGTAGCCAAGGTTCACAGAGTGATGCAGATGTTGCCTCAGACTCTTCAACAAGCAGGGTCAG GAAACTTAAGAAGGTACTAAGGCCTGGGAGggcgtcgtcgtcatcattctGGGACAGCCCCAATGTG CCATACCATAAAAACGTAAAGAAATCTGGAGGGAAACACAAGAT TGTTTCGAGCACTCCCACTAATGGTATCTTATCAAATAAAAAGAAAGGATCGACCTCAAAAGAAAATCGACCTCCAATGG GTCAAGACAAAGACGCATTCAACCGCTCAGCAGAGATCACAGAAATCGATGCAAGGTTGAATCGGCTTCAGCAGTACATGCAGAGTAACATGCCTCTCAACTGA
- the LOC135484963 gene encoding optic atrophy 3 protein homolog, which produces MAQFRQFSRVQHLESVFPLIKLGSLVFRQISKPFAKWLQRRAKDNKFFREYFCMKPAQTYHWLDTTLRMRILGLGSAKDVKPLSEEMATELGAEMLGEIIIFSAAVATLYFEYWRQSKNSQAHEDEQNSKLDDLEQKVSDMGLMLEEQDAKIRELTRATLDNSSSNKSLAEKLVGAVIGSKSAPSNTSKAA; this is translated from the exons ATGGCTCAGTTTCGTCAGTTTTCAAGGGTTCAACACCTTGAATCGGTGTTTCCTCTTATTAAGTTAGGATCTTTAGTCTTTCGACAGATTAGTAAGCCGTTCGCTAAGTGGCTACAGCGGCGAGCTAAAGACAATAAGTTCTTTCGCGAGTACTTCTGTATGAAACCTGCCCAAA CCTATCATTGGTTGGACACAACACTTAGGATGCGGATCCTTGGACTAGGATCAGCCAAGGATGTGAAGCCCCTTAGTGAAGAAATGGCTACAGAGCTAGGTGCCGAAATGCTCGGAGAAATAATCATATTTTCTGCAGCGGTAGCGACTCTGTATTTTGAATACTGGAGACAATCAAAAAATTCTCAGGCGCATGAGGACGAGCAGAATTCAAAGTTAGATGATTTGGAGCAGAAAGTTTCAGACATGGGATTGATGCTTGAAGAGCAAGATGCAAAAATACGTGAATTGACCAGAGCGACTCTTGATAACAGTAGCAGTAATAAAAGTCTAGCTGAAAAACTAGTTGGTGCCGTTATAGGTTCTAAAAGTGCTCCATCCAATACTAGTAAAGCTGCATGA